The genomic DNA GAAAACCAATTCTAGAAATTGATGAATTATTTGTATATGAAAATGAAAAAATTGGGATTATTGGTAAAAACGGTGCAGGAAAATCAACACTGCTCAATTTAATTATGGGTAAGATTCAATCAGACAAAGGAAAAGTTCAAAGATTGAACGACTTTCATTACTTGGCACAAGTAGCTGAAGAAATAACGAATGAACCAGAGAAAACTGACAAAAACTGTTTGCTAAATCAGAAAAATCAAAAACTAAGTGGTGGCGAAAAAGTCCAAAAACGCTTAGCAACATTATTTTCAGAGTATCCAACCGGGGTTATTTTAGATGAACCAACCACACATTTAGATAAAGAACATCGTCAGTTGTTAGTGGCAGATTTAACGTATTATTATGGGACCGTTTTGTTTGTTAGTCATGATCGCTTTTTCTTGAATCAATTAGCAGAGAAAATTTGGGAAGTTTCGGATGGACATGTCAAAGAATATTTAGGAAACTACGATGCGTATTGTCGTCAAAAAGAATTGGAACAGCAAACACGATATAATGTCTGTCATCAGTATCAAAAGGAAAAGAAAAAATTACAGGAATCTTACGCAAAGAAACAAGCACAAGCGCAAAAATCTAGTCATGTTTCAAAAAAACAAAAACAAAAGCAAATTAAACCTAGTCGGTTAGCTGGTTCTAAACAAAAAGATACCGTACAAAAAGCACTCCAAAAACAAGCGAAAGCGATTAATGCCAGAATTGACAGATTACCCGATGTTGCGCAAGCAAAACAAGAGCGAAAAATTATTTTTCCTACTAATAATCAGTTCTCTTTATACAATCCATATCCAATTAGAATTGAAAATTTAACTTTCGCTTATGAGAATCGAACAATTCTTAACCAAGTGAACGTTCAAATTCCTGTAAACGAAAAAATAGCACTTTGTGGAAAAAATGGTGCTGGGAAGAGTACCTTCCTTCAACAAATTGAAGCCCGTCACCCAGCCATTTACTTTTCTCCCAAAGTTCGGTTAGGAACGTATCATCAATTAGATTATCGATTAAAAAATGATGAACCACTGTTGACTTATTTATTGAAGCGGACAAATTATTCTGAAAAGATTGTGCGTTCACTTTTATATCGGCTAGGTTTTCAACAAGAAAATTTACAGACAAAGATATCTTCTCTAAGTGGTGGCGAAGCCATAAAAATTACTTTGGCGCAATTATTTATAGAACCAAATAATATCATCTTATTGGATGAACCCACCAATTTTCTTGATTTAGAGACAATCCAAGCACTTGAAGAATTTATAAGTGCCTATCAAGGAACAGTAATTTTCACTTCGCATGATGAAACGTTTGTGGAAAAAGTAGCCACCCGCACTATTTATTTAGAAAACGGGAAAATTATTGATAAATAAAAAAAGCAAACAAAAAGTCGCTAAAATAGCGACTTTTTGTTTAGACTTCTTCAATTGGTAAATAGGTGTATTCTGCAATTTCTGCGGCATGGGAGCCAGCAACATGTCCAGTGACAAATGCAGCTGTAACATTGTAGCCTCCAGTATAGCCATTAATATCTAAAAGTTCACCAGCAAAAAATAAACCATTGACTAATTTGCTCTCCATTGTTTTAGGGGTCACTTCTTTGAGGGAAATCCCACCGCCTGTGACAAAAGATTTTTCCAAAGGCAATGTTTTCGTAACAGTGAACTGAAAGTCTTTCAGTAGTTCCACAAAGGAAAGACGTTGCTTTTCTGTTAGTTGTTTGGCAGGCACTTCTTCAATTGCTAGTTTCTCTAGATAAAAAGTGAGCAGACGTTCTGGTATTAAAGAATGGAAGGCATTTTTTGCCACTTTATTTGGCTGTTCCTCAATCATGTAATCAACATTTTTCAGCACTTCTTCAAAAGATTTTGTCGGAAACACATCCAAGGCTACCGTGACAGGTTGATTACCGTTGCGAGTTAATTCTTGGTTAATAAAACTAGAACAGCGGAGCGCGGCAGGTCCTGAAATGCCAAAATGTGTAAACAGCATATCCATTTGATGATTAACTAAAGGTTTTCCTTTTTGGTTCAAAACAGTTAAATTAACATCTTGTAAAGAGAGACCTTGCAACGTTTTATCAAGGATAAAAGGTTCTTCAGAAATAATAGGTGATTCGGTAGGGTAGAGTGGGCTGATGGTATGCCCCATTTTTTTGGCTAGTTTATAGCCATCACCAGTTGCTCCTGTGGAAGGATAAGTGCGGCCGCCAGTTGTTAATACAACACACGGCGCATAAATTTTTTCCAGTTCGGTTTCAACGCCAATTATTTGATCGTCTTTTCGTAGTAATTTTGTGACCTGTGTTTTTGTAAAAACAGTGACTCCTAATTCGTTAATGCGGTTAAATAGCGCATCAACAATTGACTTCGATTTATCTGTAACAGGGAACATGCGTCCGTGATCTTCTTCTTTTAAGTGAATACCATTGGATTCAAAAAAGTTCATGATATCATAGTTATCAAATTGTGAAAATGCGCTGTATAAAAATTTTCCATTCCCAGGAATAAATGAAATGATTTCTTCTGCGGGCCGATTATTAGTTACATTACAGCGGCCGCCACCAGTCATTAATAATTTTTTCCCAACACGGCGATTTTTTTCAATCAATAATACTTGAGCACCAGCTTCTGCGGCCGCAATCGTGGCCATCATACCACTCGTCCCAGCACCGACAATAATTACATCAAATTTCTTCATAGTTCTCCTCCAATTCAATAGGTAGTGTACCATAATTACAGGATTTTTTCTGGATTTAAGGAAAAAATAAACGTTTGACTATGGTAATTTTTGAATTTTCAGTTAAAATAAACCTATAACAATGAGAGGATGATTAAATGGACGCAAAACAATATGTTAAAAATATTCAAGAAAAAATTCACCAATTAGACCAAGGTCAAACAGAATATTTACAAGCAGTCGATGAGTTTTTACCAACCGTAGAAGGTTTTTTAGAAAAAAATCCTCAATACATTGAAGCAAATGTTTTAGGTGTCTTGATTGAACCTGAACGTATTTTTCAATTTCGTGTGCCGTGGCAAGATGACCAGGGCAATTGGCATGTGAACAGAGGCTATCGTGTCCAATATAATTCAGCGATTGGACCATACAAAGGTGGTTTGCGGTTTCATCCAAGTGTGAATTTAAGTGTGATGAAGTTTTTGGCCTTTGAACAAATTTTTAAAAATAGTTTAACTGGTTTGCCAATCGGTGGCGGCAAAGGCGGTAGTGATTTTGATCCAAAAGGTAAGTCAGATGCTGAAGTGATGCGCTTTTGTCAAAGTTTCATGACCGAACTTCAAAAACATATTGGT from Enterococcus faecalis includes the following:
- a CDS encoding NAD(P)/FAD-dependent oxidoreductase, whose amino-acid sequence is MKKFDVIIVGAGTSGMMATIAAAEAGAQVLLIEKNRRVGKKLLMTGGGRCNVTNNRPAEEIISFIPGNGKFLYSAFSQFDNYDIMNFFESNGIHLKEEDHGRMFPVTDKSKSIVDALFNRINELGVTVFTKTQVTKLLRKDDQIIGVETELEKIYAPCVVLTTGGRTYPSTGATGDGYKLAKKMGHTISPLYPTESPIISEEPFILDKTLQGLSLQDVNLTVLNQKGKPLVNHQMDMLFTHFGISGPAALRCSSFINQELTRNGNQPVTVALDVFPTKSFEEVLKNVDYMIEEQPNKVAKNAFHSLIPERLLTFYLEKLAIEEVPAKQLTEKQRLSFVELLKDFQFTVTKTLPLEKSFVTGGGISLKEVTPKTMESKLVNGLFFAGELLDINGYTGGYNVTAAFVTGHVAGSHAAEIAEYTYLPIEEV
- the abc-f gene encoding ribosomal protection-like ABC-F family protein codes for the protein MKEEGKMKKLSIHLKEVSIHFSGKPILEIDELFVYENEKIGIIGKNGAGKSTLLNLIMGKIQSDKGKVQRLNDFHYLAQVAEEITNEPEKTDKNCLLNQKNQKLSGGEKVQKRLATLFSEYPTGVILDEPTTHLDKEHRQLLVADLTYYYGTVLFVSHDRFFLNQLAEKIWEVSDGHVKEYLGNYDAYCRQKELEQQTRYNVCHQYQKEKKKLQESYAKKQAQAQKSSHVSKKQKQKQIKPSRLAGSKQKDTVQKALQKQAKAINARIDRLPDVAQAKQERKIIFPTNNQFSLYNPYPIRIENLTFAYENRTILNQVNVQIPVNEKIALCGKNGAGKSTFLQQIEARHPAIYFSPKVRLGTYHQLDYRLKNDEPLLTYLLKRTNYSEKIVRSLLYRLGFQQENLQTKISSLSGGEAIKITLAQLFIEPNNIILLDEPTNFLDLETIQALEEFISAYQGTVIFTSHDETFVEKVATRTIYLENGKIIDK